A segment of the Peromyscus leucopus breed LL Stock unplaced genomic scaffold, UCI_PerLeu_2.1 scaffold_619, whole genome shotgun sequence genome:
ATCAGTTATTTCTAGTAAGTGACAGTGACCACAAGTCCCTGGGTGCTTTCCCATACTGGAGACATCTGACACCTCTCCCAGCTTACTGAGATAGACTCCAGGGTGAACACAGTCCTCCAGACACTAACACACATCCTCACACAAATCCCTAACTGTAATTACCAACCCTGATATATGGCACTATGTCTGAAAAGTTACCTACTTGTTACAATTCCAGCCAGTGCAAATACAAACTGATTTTCATCAGAATCAACCTCCCTAACGTCCCCATCCAATGACTTCACAAAACTCTCCATCGTCTGACCAGTGATGTTGAAAAACTTCAATGCTTTGtcctgaaagtttaaaaaaaaaataaaagaatacaagTATCACATCTTTCCAGAGAATCCAGTGTAACAACATCACAAATGTGCACACCATGCAGGAGGACAGGCTGCAATTCCAGGagcaatcatagaaaacctgtgCCACCACTCAAAGTTCCCAGGGAGGGAGGCAGTCAATGCTGAGACTCATTCCTGACCACGGTGGAAAGAATAAGTGACCTCTGGCtggtcagccctaaatgggacatccatatcaacgaccaccaccaccaaggccaGGGAACTTCACACTAGACTGGGTGGAAAGAATGTCAGAGTTGGAAGGTAAAAAGGATggttgtgaaatgctgtcttctggacactcatgaactcacagcagctgtggctacctgcacaagacctgcacaaataTGCTAGTCCACATTTTAGCATGGATGAAAGATGGATATATGGGGTACCATGCCTCACTGAGGAGCTAACcgctgatggctgctgggggtgTCACTGTATGGTAGGTCCATACTCTAGTGAATGGCTACATCCATGCATATACACAGCACTAATTAGATTTAGTGAactatacatttaaaaaggaaacaaagcaagaaaTATAAGGGGGATTTGAGTTATCTATGACTGAGAtatactgtgcatgtgtgtgtttgtgtgtataaaattgtcaagAACCATTTAAAACCAAGGcgtgaaaatgaaaaacaaaacctgagaAAATGGCATAGGAAACTTCCTAGGTGACAGAATGTTCTAAGACTGGACTACAGGGATGGTCTCCCAACTCtagaaattttctaagaaaccagtAAGAACTGTGTAAGTCTAGTGGGTAAATTACAACGTAGAAATCatacttatttttaagacaaaaatctcatgCAGTCCAGGAAATTACACTTTAATAAAGTTCAACAAACTTTTAAGGACATTTAAATTCTCCCTCAAGCCAAACACTGCGTCCTCTAAGCAGTAACTAATGTAGCTCTGGCTTCTTGCCAAACATCCCGCTCTCCACTTCTATTCCTTTCCCCGGAGTCGAACCCAGACGCAGCCGAGCTCCTTCTCTCCGCTGTCAACTGTACCCTGACACTAGCTCTCACGTGCCTCCTTCTTCCCCATCTGCCTGCAGAGAGCTGCACGCCTCACTCAAAAGCACCTGAAGACTCTAAGAGGTTGAGGGAATGGACCAGCATCTGCTTACCTCCAATCACAAAATGACACTCCAGTAACAATACGCTGCAGTACATGAACTCTCCACTTGGTCAAGTGACCTCCCCTCCTAAAACAAGCCAGACTTCTCACCCTATACCTGTGATTTGACTGATTCTGTCTTCTTGAACTGTCCTTAGCATTTTCTGCCATTTCTACCTACTCATCAAGACCCATTTCAAATTCCTCTCCTTATGGGAAGTTccctaacgtgtgtgtgtgtgtgtgtgtgtgtgtgtgtgtgtgtgtatcagacacacacacacacacacacacatatatatgtcaaTTTTGTTAATTATGTATTACCCATGAGGTAAAACACATAGGAGGAGCACTTTGAATGCTGTTAAATTTCTTACATAGAAACCTTAAAGTGGTTAATATATCAAAGGCTCCCCTTGGGTGTCAGGACAGAGGATGGTACTTCATTCTACGCATCCCCAGAGCACCAAGTGATACAATGAACACAGCAGACACCTGGCAACCATCTGATGAACTAAAGCAAATTTACATCATGGCAGGGCTCAGCTGTCAACGTCACGGGCAGACATGCTGTCTCTTCCAGGTCACAAGGCACATCAACAGTGCCAGACAACTTACTCCTCCCAGAATGGCTTTGACGACTTCCTCACTGCTAGAGACTCCCCAGAGAAGGGTACAGGTAACTGCTCCCATTTGTGTGCAGTACTCTGCCTGCTGGAGGAGCTGCTGTTTCGCCTCATTCAGCTGCTGTCGAAGGGCCAACTTCTCCTAAATTCACAACAAGATAGAACAAGAAAACAGTTCACTAACATTCAATCTCAAAAATCTCTATTATACATTCTCTTTCACAAAGATACTTATTAGAGAGAAAGCATTAGGAATTCTAGAAAACAGCTGCAAGTAGAATCCAGCCCTTCCTGAGCCACAGTCCACATCTAAACAGTAAAGTTCCAAGCTTAGAGGTGAACACACGGCTGCTTTACAGCTTACGGAGTTCTGCGAAGAGCTAAATCATCCATTCAAGTAAAGAGAAAACTAGAGGTGGCTTGTGTGCCGAGTGTCCACAGAGCAGCACCACCAGACTTGGAAGCAAAGTAGCAACACTGCACATCATTTCTAGTCAGAGAGCCTGTCATGCCAAATATTCATTCCACTAGCAGACACTACATTAAGTTTAGAAAAAGAAGTGTAGAGAGGCTCCTTCTAGGCCAGTGTTTCTcaaacctgtgggtcatgacccctttgggggtcaaatgaccctttcacaggggtcactcaAGAGCATCACAAaacacggatatttacattatgattcctaacagtagcaaaattacagttatgaagtagcaatgaaaataattttatgattacaGTTactataacatgaggaactgtattaaagagctgTAGCATGAGGacagttgagaaacactgatctaGACAAACTATGAACAAGTCCTCATGAGAGTGTCATCAAAGATGCTGGAAAATATGAAAAGCATGTGCAGCTGTGAAATGACACCAGAATCCAACACCAGACCTAACACCAGGCAGGAAAGCTGTGAAGGTGGGGACCCCAGATATGCTCAGGCCCAAAAGCATGGATAACAAGGCCATTGAGGCCAGGGAAggtttcctgtcctccctccagcAGCTCCTAAAAACACCTAAAGCTAGGCCAGTCTCTGACAGGACCATTAAGGGGAGAAGAGAACCATTCTCCTAAAGATCCTCAAATCAGTACATCCCAAGGAGTTCTCTTCAGGTAGTCCTCCCCAGTGACCATGCTTCTTTGGTGTTAAAATTCCCTTTAAGGAGACAGCATTTCCTGAGAGATGAACTTGGATAGGGGTATCCCTCAGtcatagagcacttgcctaccatacATGAGGcgctgggttccacccccagcaccaccaaGAAGGGagcaagaaactgaaaaatataaaaacgcgcgcacgcgcgcgcgcacacacacacacacacacacacacacacacacacacactcattcactcacagAGCTCAGGGACCACTATGGAAGaggaaacataattttttttttttttggtttttctttctttttttttttttttttttggtttttttcgagacagggtttctctgtgtagctttgcgcctttcctggaactcacttggtagcccaggctggcctcgaactcacagagatccgcctggctctgcctcccaagtgctgggattaaaggcgtgcaccaccaccacctggctccagaaAGTTTTTAAGAACCTGAGGAGTAGAGTTTGTAGAAAAACAGTATCCACTGGACATGACAGTCcagctgcacacatgaactcatggtagctggggctacacacacacaaggcttgCACAAGGTCAAGTCAGCTAAGATTCCAGGATAGATGGGGAGGACCTCATAAAATCCCACCCCTATCTGAAGAGCTTTtagcaactgatggctgctggaggaagtagaATCGCTTTGCTCCAGGGATACGGCCCCTGAGAGACTACGCATATACTAAATGGACTCCGTGGGTATAAAGAGAGGTGGGGGACAGTGTGAGAGCAAGGAGCATGTTGGGCTCAAGAGTGCACATGAAGCTAGGAGTGAAAGTGAGCAGACATGCATGATAAGAGAAGAACTGGAGGGGAAGGAACAGGTGGTGGATTTGatccaaacacatatgcatggaTGAATACTACATAAAATGTTgttcaaacttttaaaacaattatcaaatatAGAACCCTTCTAAAATCTTTCTATAGCTCATTTCAGATTTTAGCTGGATTATACTACCAGCTAATTTTTCTTTAAGAGGTTTTTTGAAGGGATGGAGAAGTGGCTCATCAGTTaggcactgctcttgcagaggactcaggttccatTCCACATCAGGTAGCTagtaaccacctgtaactcaagctccaggaaatctgataccctcttctggcctccaaggacatctgcacatacatgcacataaactcacacaagaacacatacacataaatttaaaaataaacttttaaaagcttCTTGAAGCACTGTATTAATGTTTACAACTTCCTTTTTAGCATCCTAAAAGTAGCAACTCTTTcctaacaaattaaaaataaaataaaatattaacagaaaacTGGCAGTCTCTATGCTAATGGGGAAAGTTACATGCCATTGGGTAAAAGTGCATGGAGCCAAACATGCTGGCGaatgcctttcattccagcacttgggagactgagataggaaaaataaaagttcagTGCCAGCTTAAGCTGCATAGAGTTGAAGGCAGTTTAGGCTCCATATCAAGAGGAAGAGCAGCAGCTACAGCTGCCTTTCAATCAATGCCTGTCTTGAATGATAGAGTGATCGGGGTTTCAAACACTTCAAGTATTATCACTGTCCTAGTACTCTGGCCTCAGTGGAAATGAGGGAATATTTTAGCTTTGActgtttttctatttccagttGAGCAGTCCACTGGTTGAACAGGGAAAACGAGCTGGCTATAATAAGGCCACTTGTCTCTGGCAGCTGTCTTTTCTGTAGCACTGTCTGTGGTCCGTGCCCAGGCCTGTACAGATCATGAGGCAGGACTAGAAGCTTATTTTAGAgctgaggaaccaggaaagaatcCAACAACTAGACGACTGAATTAGATTAC
Coding sequences within it:
- the LOC114703971 gene encoding LOW QUALITY PROTEIN: heat shock factor 2-binding protein (The sequence of the model RefSeq protein was modified relative to this genomic sequence to represent the inferred CDS: inserted 1 base in 1 codon), producing LESKEQELEQLRLDCEHFKARLETAQADSXREKKEKLALRQQLNEAKQQLLQQAEYCTQMGAVTCTLLWGVSSSEEVVKAILGGDKALKFFNITGQTMESFVKSLDGDVREVDSDENQFVFALAGIVT